Proteins from a single region of Pungitius pungitius chromosome 4, fPunPun2.1, whole genome shotgun sequence:
- the spg7 gene encoding paraplegin, with translation MSALLRQHRTGLCRKYSGGLLWTRSRQSSRVTPNNSKPNDGVKNAPLTGGYFRKMLLSESERALHSQPQRVIQSLLHRPLGPGMLGISKDLIRNNLLRNPVGLINLLGSTNFFSTSRSKQEENKSDGAKGKPPEEDEEEKKRREQQDQMYRERLRTLFIIALVMSLLNSINTSGGNISWNDFVNEMLAKGEVSRVQVVPESDIVEIYLHPGAVIFGRPRLALTYRMQVANIDKFEEKLRAAEEELNIDAKDRIPVSYKRTGFFGNAVYALGMAAIGVAILWYIFRLAGMGGREGGFSAFNQLKMAKFTIVDGKSGKGVSFKDVAGMHEAKMEIKEFVDYLKNPERYLQLGAKVPKGSLLLGPPGCGKTLLAKAVATEAQVPFLAMAGSEFVEVIGGLGAARVRSLFKEARSRAPCIVYIDEIDAVGKKRSTNTSGFSNTEEEQTLNQLLVEMDGMGTTDHVIVLASTNRADILDNALMRPGRLDRHIFIDLPTLQERKEIYEQHLKILKLTQPANFYSLRLAELTPGFSGADIANICNEAALHAAREGHKSIDTFNFEYAVERIIAGSVKKSKILSKEEQRVVAFHESGHALVGWLLEHTDAVLKVSIAPRTNAALGFAQILPRNQFLFNKEQLFERMCMALGGRAAEAITFNKVTTGAQDDLRKVTRVAYSMVKQYGMCDSVGQVSFPDTEQQSGAGRRPFSQGLQQQMDHEAKMLIARAYRHTEKLLLDNRDKLILMANALLEREVVNYDDIEALLGPPPHGPKKLIHPQSWLEAERDKQDTGEEEPRPPPSKQGEEDVNPQLG, from the exons ATGTCGGCGTTGCTGCGGCAGCATCGCACGGGACTCTGTAGAAAATACAGCGGTGGTTTGTTGTGGACGCGGTCGAGGCAGAGCTCTCGTGTAACACCAAACAACTCAAAACCCAACGACGGTGTTAAAAATGCGCCGCTCACAGGGGGATATTTCAGAAAGATGCTCCTTTCGGAATCCGAGCGGGCACTTCACAGTCAGCCGCAGAGAGTCATCCAG AGTCTCCTCCACAGACCGTTGGGTCCTGGCATGCTGGGAATTAGCAAAGACTTAATCAGGAACAACCTGCTGCGGAACCCCGTTGGTTTAATAAATCTATTGG GATCAACAAACTTCTTCAGTACATCTCGATCCaaacaagaggaaaataaaagtgaTGGAGCAAAGGGAAAACCTCCAGAGGAAGACGAAG AGGAGAAGAAACGACGCGAGCAGCAGGACCAGATGTATCGGGAGCGCCTGCGGACCCTGTTCATCATAGCGCTCGTCATGAGCCTGCTGAACTCCATCAACACCAGCGGAGGAAACATCTCGTGGAATGACTTTGTCAATGAGATGCTGGCCAAGGGAGAGGTGTCGCGTGTGCAGGTTGTTCCTGAGAGTGACATTGTcgaaatctaccttcatcctgGAGCAGTGATATTCGGAAGGCCT aggCTGGCGCTCACGTACAGAATGCAGGTCGCCAACATTGACAAATTTGAGGAGAAGCTGAGAGCCGCCGAAGAGGAGCTGAATATCGACGCTAAAGACAGGATACCGGTGTCCTACAAGCGCACTGGATTTTTTGGGAA TGCAGTCTATGCCCTGGGGATGGCTGCTATTGGCGTGGCTATACTCTGGTACATCTTCCGACTGGCAGGCATGGGTGGGAGAGAAGGCGGCTTTAGTGCTTTT AACCAGCTGAAGATGGCCAAGTTCACCATTGTGGACGGCAAGTCTGGTAAAGGTGTGAGTTTCAAAGATGTGGCAGGCATGCATGAGGCCAAGATGGAAATAAAGGAATTTGTGGACTACCTCAAG AATCCAGAACGGTACCTGCAGCTGGGAGCCAAGGTTCCCAAGGGCTCACTGCTGCTAGGACCTCCAGGCTGTGGGAAGACGCTGCTGGCGAAGGCTGTGGCCACTGAGGCCCAAGTGCCCTTTCTGGCTATGGCCGGCTCTGAGTTTGTGGAGGTCATTGGAG GCCTGGGTGCTGCCAGGGTAAGGAGTCTGTTCAAGGAGGCTCGAAGCAGAGCCCCCTGCATCGTGTACATCGATGAGATCGACGCCGTGGGAAAGAAGCGCTCCACCAACACGTCGGGTTTCTCCAACACGGAAGAGGAGCAGACACTCAaccagctgctggtggagatggACG GAATGGGAACAACGGACCACGTCATCGTCCTCGCCTCCACTAACCGAGCCGACATCTTAGACAATGCTCTCATGAGACCTGGCCGACTGGACAGGCACATCTTCATCGATCTGCCCACGCTGCAG gagagaaaagagatcTACGAGCAGCATCTGAAGATCTTGAAACTCACCCAACCAGCAAATTTCTACTCTCTGCGTCTGGCTGAGCTCACCCCGGGCTTCAGTG GTGCAGACATAGCTAACATCTGTAACGAAGCCGCCCTGCACGCTGCCAGAGAAGGGCACAAGTCCATCGATACCTTCAACTTTGAGTATGCAGTTGAGAGAATAATAGCAG GGAGTGTAAAGAAGAGTAAGATCCTGTccaaagaggagcagagggtaGTGGCCTTTCATGAGTCCGGGCATGCCTTAGTGGGATGGCTCCTCGAGCACACTGATGCAGTCTTGAAG GTGTCCATCGCCCCACGGACTAACGCTGCCCTGGGATTTGCCCAGATTTTACCTCGTAACCAGTTTCTGTTCAACAAGGAGCAGCTGTTTGAGCGGATGTGTATGGCCCTGGGAGGGAGAGCTGCTGAGGCGATCACCTTTAACAAGGTCACAACAG GAGCGCAGGATGACTTGCGTAAGGTGACACGCGTGGCCTACTCTATGGTGAAGCAGTACGGCATGTGTGACAGCGTCGGCCAAGTCTCCTTCCCGGACACGGAGCAGCAAAGTGGCGCCGGGCGCCGCCCTTTCAGCCAgggtctgcagcagcagatggacCAC gAGGCGAAGATGTTGATAGCGCGGGCTTACCGGCACacagagaagctgctgctggacaacAGAGACAAACTGATACTG